A single region of the Xylanivirga thermophila genome encodes:
- a CDS encoding AbrB/MazE/SpoVT family DNA-binding domain-containing protein, which produces MKSTGIVRKVDELGRVVIPIELRRTLGIEQKDALEIYVDGEQIILKKYQPACIFCEDARDVQVYKGKNICKNCLAELKEKDI; this is translated from the coding sequence ATGAAATCAACAGGAATTGTAAGAAAAGTAGATGAATTAGGAAGGGTGGTTATTCCAATCGAGCTTAGGCGCACACTTGGAATAGAGCAAAAAGATGCCCTTGAAATTTATGTAGACGGAGAACAAATAATACTTAAAAAGTACCAACCTGCTTGTATTTTCTGTGAAGATGCAAGGGATGTACAGGTTTACAAAGGCAAAAACATCTGCAAAAATTGCCTTGCAGAGCTTAAAGAAAAGGACATATAA
- a CDS encoding O-antigen ligase family protein: MDKVTIFCILCIWISPFTAPIAVIIFFKSFINQLWSGNTKIIVNSSFFAPGMLFLASSLLGAIICKNYINIIATLIIILAYIIFGVYVEYSLKENQIIPLIKIMIFLSFISAIIGFLQKAFISLVQDRIISTFYNANYYAYILEIIFILTLSIYPHIKSRNEKLIMWVINLLNIVALYLTGCRTAIFAVAVAIIFYFVITKNRTFIIFTACMLFAGLISIYINPNLIPRFSVIGKNIDQRRLYWNVAIIGIKENPLWGRGFLSFLWFAPKYGVYAPHSHNMYLNLWLEFGILGIVSIIWMFGRVIKSCLFCIKNSSYPQIGAAVLSILVASLIHGITDITMIGAQTSLIFLTVIVIPFVIEKATKSPGPLSSENDTNSTP, translated from the coding sequence ATGGACAAAGTAACTATTTTTTGCATATTGTGTATATGGATTTCGCCATTTACTGCTCCAATTGCAGTTATAATCTTTTTTAAGTCATTTATAAACCAGTTATGGAGTGGTAACACAAAAATTATTGTAAATTCATCGTTCTTTGCCCCAGGCATGCTATTTTTGGCATCCAGTCTGTTGGGAGCAATAATATGTAAAAATTACATAAATATAATAGCCACCCTAATTATAATATTAGCCTATATCATATTTGGCGTATATGTAGAATATTCTCTAAAGGAAAATCAAATTATTCCCCTTATAAAAATTATGATTTTCCTAAGCTTTATAAGTGCCATAATAGGGTTTCTACAAAAGGCATTTATCTCTCTAGTACAGGATCGTATAATATCTACGTTTTATAATGCAAATTATTATGCCTACATCTTGGAAATAATATTTATACTGACTTTAAGTATCTACCCCCATATTAAATCTAGAAATGAAAAGTTAATTATGTGGGTAATAAATCTTCTAAATATAGTTGCCCTATACCTTACCGGCTGTCGTACTGCCATATTTGCCGTTGCAGTAGCTATTATATTTTATTTTGTGATCACTAAAAATCGCACCTTTATCATATTTACTGCATGTATGCTTTTTGCAGGACTAATAAGTATATATATAAACCCAAATTTAATTCCTAGGTTCAGCGTAATTGGTAAAAATATTGATCAGCGTAGGCTTTACTGGAATGTAGCCATAATAGGCATAAAGGAAAATCCATTATGGGGGCGGGGCTTTTTATCATTTCTATGGTTTGCACCGAAATACGGAGTATATGCCCCCCACTCACATAATATGTACTTAAATCTTTGGCTTGAATTTGGCATCTTAGGCATAGTATCTATAATTTGGATGTTTGGACGTGTCATAAAGAGCTGCCTTTTCTGCATAAAAAATAGCAGCTACCCGCAAATTGGGGCAGCTGTACTCTCTATACTTGTAGCCTCCCTTATACATGGCATTACCGATATCACCATGATAGGAGCTCAAACATCCCTTATATTTCTGACAGTAATAGTAATACCTTTTGTGATAGAAAAGGCAACAAAATCACCTGGCCCCTTGTCCAGTGAAAACGACACCAATAGTACGCCATAA
- a CDS encoding sugar transferase → MSLMPLETSQKNMGKGPEPGFYVRIGKRIFDLLIAIPVFIILLPIMIIIGIIIKCDSQGTVIFKQKRAGLYGNPFIIYKFRTMTMGADRGFKLNIDQEKLDEFIFQSEDDGRITGVGAFLRRTSLDELPQLWNVIKGDMSLIGPRPEIFEVVYRYTGYHRQRLNVKPGITGLAQVMGRGELTLGETVEYDLKYIERLSFKEDIWILWRTIGVVFTGQGAR, encoded by the coding sequence ATGTCATTGATGCCGTTAGAGACATCGCAGAAAAATATGGGAAAAGGGCCTGAACCGGGATTTTATGTGCGAATTGGCAAGAGAATCTTTGATCTGTTAATTGCTATACCTGTATTTATAATTTTACTTCCGATTATGATCATAATTGGTATAATAATAAAATGTGATTCTCAAGGGACTGTTATATTCAAGCAAAAAAGGGCAGGGCTTTATGGCAATCCATTTATAATATATAAATTTCGTACTATGACAATGGGTGCTGATAGGGGATTTAAACTCAATATAGATCAGGAAAAACTGGATGAATTTATATTTCAAAGCGAGGATGACGGTAGGATAACGGGGGTAGGTGCATTCCTTCGCAGAACGAGTTTAGATGAGCTGCCCCAGCTATGGAATGTAATAAAGGGTGATATGAGTCTCATAGGCCCCCGCCCGGAGATTTTTGAAGTGGTTTATAGATATACCGGTTATCATAGGCAGAGGTTGAATGTAAAGCCGGGAATTACAGGGCTAGCCCAGGTAATGGGGCGGGGTGAGCTTACCCTTGGTGAGACGGTGGAATATGATCTAAAGTATATAGAACGCCTGTCATTTAAAGAGGATATATGGATATTATGGCGTACTATTGGTGTCGTTTTCACTGGACAAGGGGCCAGGTGA
- a CDS encoding peroxiredoxin family protein gives MKKHTKFFIMLMIIVVMMGLIACTSGKKDNRDKDMELDQQDNDNKDTADLLEGYDYLVIDEPIEDFELKDLEGNIVKLSDYNGKVVFLNFWATWCPPCKAEMPHMQELHHEYVDKDAAVLAISSTNIELKGGDDVKRAKGGVSKFIERQKYTFPVLLDEDSHIAQRYNQIYPLSGIPTTFIIDKEGTIRYVRVGPFIDKKQMEAFIKLAQE, from the coding sequence ATGAAAAAGCATACAAAGTTTTTTATAATGTTAATGATTATAGTGGTGATGATGGGGCTTATAGCGTGTACTTCTGGGAAAAAGGATAATAGGGATAAAGATATGGAACTAGACCAGCAGGATAACGATAATAAAGATACTGCAGATCTTTTAGAAGGGTATGACTATCTTGTGATAGATGAGCCTATCGAGGATTTTGAACTGAAGGATTTGGAAGGTAATATCGTTAAATTATCCGATTATAATGGCAAGGTAGTATTTTTAAATTTCTGGGCGACATGGTGTCCTCCCTGTAAGGCAGAAATGCCACATATGCAGGAATTGCATCATGAATATGTAGATAAGGATGCAGCAGTCTTAGCAATAAGTTCTACAAATATAGAATTGAAAGGGGGAGACGATGTTAAACGGGCTAAAGGTGGCGTGTCTAAATTTATTGAAAGGCAAAAATACACCTTCCCTGTATTACTTGATGAGGATAGTCATATAGCCCAAAGGTATAATCAAATATATCCTCTCTCCGGTATACCTACCACATTTATTATTGACAAAGAGGGTACTATTCGATATGTTAGAGTAGGTCCCTTCATTGATAAGAAACAGATGGAGGCCTTTATAAAACTTGCACAGGAGTAA
- a CDS encoding DegT/DnrJ/EryC1/StrS family aminotransferase, producing MNNFRKRDDFLPYALPTIGQQEIDEVVDTLKSGWISKGPKTDKLEKKFCEFIGCKNAIALNSCTAGLHLALLSAGIGSGDEVITSTLTFASSANTIIHTGARPVLVDVDPLTGNMDPNKLEEKITDRTKAIVPVHYAGQACDMDDIMYIAKRHNLFVSEDAAHALYTTYRGKNIGTIGNTTSFSFYATKNITTGEGGMLVTDDDELAERARVMSLHGMSRNAWNRYSDTGSWYYEVEYPGYKYNMTDIQASLGLHQLDRLEEFQKRRELYARMYNDAFGDMDAIEVPYVKNYGRHAWHLYVIRINEDSLNIDRNAFIEELKARNIGVSVHFIPIHLHPYYRDRYGYKAGDFPVAEDIYRRIISLPLYPKMTQEDVCYVIDAVRDIAEKYGKRA from the coding sequence GTGAATAATTTTAGAAAACGTGATGATTTTTTGCCATATGCCCTTCCAACAATAGGGCAGCAGGAGATAGATGAAGTAGTGGATACATTAAAATCTGGTTGGATTAGCAAGGGACCTAAAACGGACAAGCTGGAGAAAAAATTTTGTGAGTTTATAGGCTGCAAAAATGCAATAGCATTAAATTCATGTACTGCAGGATTGCACTTGGCCCTTTTATCTGCAGGGATAGGTTCGGGAGATGAGGTTATAACAAGCACCCTTACATTTGCTTCATCTGCAAATACTATAATACACACTGGTGCAAGGCCGGTATTGGTGGATGTGGATCCTCTAACTGGAAATATGGATCCAAACAAGCTAGAGGAGAAAATAACGGACCGGACAAAGGCCATTGTGCCTGTACATTATGCAGGTCAGGCATGCGATATGGACGATATAATGTATATAGCAAAGCGTCATAATCTTTTTGTATCAGAGGATGCAGCCCATGCATTATATACAACCTATAGGGGAAAAAATATAGGTACTATAGGTAATACTACATCCTTTAGTTTCTATGCCACTAAGAATATTACTACCGGAGAGGGTGGCATGTTAGTTACCGATGATGATGAACTGGCAGAACGGGCAAGGGTTATGAGCCTCCATGGAATGAGCAGGAATGCATGGAATAGGTATTCGGATACTGGATCATGGTATTATGAGGTAGAATATCCGGGTTATAAGTATAATATGACCGATATACAGGCCTCTCTAGGACTACATCAACTAGATAGATTGGAGGAGTTTCAGAAGAGGCGGGAGTTGTATGCTAGGATGTATAACGATGCATTTGGAGACATGGATGCTATAGAGGTGCCTTATGTAAAGAATTATGGACGCCATGCATGGCATTTGTATGTGATACGTATAAATGAGGATAGTCTAAATATAGATCGGAATGCCTTTATAGAGGAGCTAAAGGCAAGAAATATAGGGGTTAGCGTGCACTTTATTCCTATTCACCTTCATCCATATTACAGGGATAGGTATGGCTATAAGGCGGGAGATTTTCCAGTAGCAGAAGATATATACAGGCGTATAATTTCTCTGCCTTTATATCCCAAGATGACACAGGAGGATGTTTGCTATGTCATTGATGCCGTTAGAGACATCGCAGAAAAATATGGGAAAAGGGCCTGA
- the rsmI gene encoding 16S rRNA (cytidine(1402)-2'-O)-methyltransferase, with amino-acid sequence MDSSKGMLYLCATPIGNLDDITLRALKVLKMVDYIAAEDTRRTIKLLNYFDIQKPLISYHEHNKQKSGEHIVELLKDGYNVALVTDAGMPGISDPGYDLNIMAYENGVSTTIIPGASAGISALVLSGLPTDRFVFEGFLSVDKKERKTRLEEIRDEKRTIILYEAPHRLLRTLKDLKDMLGNRPIAVVRELTKVYEEVLRMDIEGTLEYFSQKPPKGEFVLVIEGAEDTKENSFDDISIEEHIKDYISMGISKKDAIKRVAKDRGIPKSQVYKYGIGISDIKDK; translated from the coding sequence ATGGACAGCAGTAAAGGAATGCTATACCTATGTGCAACTCCCATAGGCAATCTTGATGATATAACACTTAGGGCTTTAAAGGTATTGAAGATGGTTGATTATATAGCAGCTGAGGATACCCGTCGTACCATAAAGCTACTTAACTATTTTGATATACAAAAGCCCCTTATAAGTTATCATGAGCATAACAAACAAAAAAGCGGAGAGCATATAGTAGAACTTTTGAAGGATGGCTATAATGTGGCCTTGGTCACCGATGCAGGGATGCCCGGTATATCTGATCCAGGGTATGACCTAAATATCATGGCATATGAAAATGGGGTATCTACTACCATAATACCTGGTGCTAGTGCAGGTATAAGCGCTTTGGTGCTATCAGGGCTGCCTACAGATAGATTTGTGTTTGAGGGTTTTTTATCTGTAGATAAAAAAGAGCGAAAAACTCGTCTAGAAGAGATAAGGGACGAAAAACGGACCATTATACTATACGAAGCCCCACATAGGCTTTTAAGGACATTAAAGGATCTGAAGGATATGCTTGGGAATCGGCCGATTGCAGTAGTAAGGGAGCTTACAAAAGTATATGAAGAAGTGCTTAGGATGGATATTGAAGGTACACTAGAGTATTTCAGTCAAAAACCGCCTAAGGGTGAATTTGTTCTGGTAATAGAAGGGGCAGAGGATACTAAAGAAAATTCTTTTGATGATATAAGCATAGAGGAGCATATAAAGGATTACATATCCATGGGTATTAGCAAGAAGGATGCAATAAAGAGGGTGGCTAAGGATAGGGGGATTCCTAAAAGCCAGGTTTATAAATACGGAATTGGAATTTCGGATATAAAAGATAAATAA
- a CDS encoding glycosyltransferase family 2 protein, translated as MKVSVIVPIRNEEVHIRECLDSILSQDYPRECMEILVIDGMSDDNTRGIIQDEYLTKFSNVSLLDNPKKTAPTAMNIGIRRSLGDIIIRMDGHSYMDRDFVKNAVDILNKKPYIDCVGGPIESINEDYKSQAISLAMSSPFGVGNAKFRYSKEEQLVDTLAFGAYRREVFERIGLFDEELVRNQDDELNFRLVKSGGKILLSPFIRSFYYTRSSFGKLWKQYYQYGFWKVKVIKKHHQVPSLRSLIPMAFVMGLLVSAFISFFYTPFRWLLFLICISYGMGNIISASIICTREGWKYFFMLIFAFFILHFSYGLGFLDGLWRFCVMQGRGMQSDKHNGLTR; from the coding sequence ATGAAGGTATCGGTGATAGTACCCATTAGGAATGAAGAGGTGCATATAAGGGAGTGTTTAGACTCCATATTGTCCCAGGATTATCCCCGTGAATGTATGGAGATATTGGTAATTGACGGTATGTCCGATGATAATACAAGGGGGATAATACAAGATGAATATCTGACTAAGTTTTCTAACGTGAGTTTGTTGGATAATCCTAAAAAGACTGCTCCAACTGCCATGAATATAGGCATACGAAGGTCTTTGGGTGATATTATAATACGTATGGACGGGCATAGCTATATGGATAGGGATTTTGTTAAAAATGCAGTAGATATTCTAAATAAGAAGCCCTATATAGATTGTGTAGGTGGCCCTATTGAGAGTATAAATGAGGATTATAAGTCCCAGGCCATATCCCTTGCCATGAGTTCACCATTTGGGGTAGGAAATGCTAAGTTTAGGTATTCCAAGGAGGAACAGCTTGTGGATACGTTGGCATTTGGAGCATATAGGCGGGAGGTGTTTGAACGGATAGGGCTATTTGATGAGGAGCTTGTAAGAAATCAAGATGATGAGCTTAATTTCCGCCTTGTAAAATCGGGAGGTAAGATACTTTTAAGTCCTTTTATAAGATCGTTTTATTATACCCGGTCCTCCTTTGGAAAGCTGTGGAAACAGTATTATCAATATGGTTTTTGGAAGGTAAAGGTGATAAAAAAGCATCATCAGGTGCCTAGTTTGAGAAGCCTTATACCTATGGCATTTGTGATGGGACTTTTAGTGAGTGCTTTTATATCCTTTTTTTATACGCCCTTTAGGTGGTTATTGTTTTTAATATGTATAAGCTATGGGATGGGGAATATTATATCTGCGTCCATTATATGCACAAGGGAAGGCTGGAAATATTTTTTTATGCTTATATTTGCCTTTTTCATACTGCATTTTAGCTATGGACTAGGCTTTTTAGATGGACTTTGGCGTTTTTGTGTAATGCAGGGGCGAGGCATGCAATCTGATAAGCATAATGGTTTAACTAGATGA
- a CDS encoding tRNA1(Val) (adenine(37)-N6)-methyltransferase — MELIMKDGERIDDLQLKGLRIIQDKSKFCFGTDAILLSSFARVNSGDMVADLGTGTGIIPILLCGKTNARYIRGIEIQHDMVDMARRSVALNELEDRVDISEGDIKIAHAYLEAGSFDVVVSNPPYKKVGSGIVNPNDKKAIARHEILCTLKDVISAASRLLRFGGRFSMVHRPDRLIDIVCGMREYNIEPKRIQMVHKNQSKPPSLVLIEGILGGKPSIDCLPPLFIYDEEGNYTPQLCKIYGIDMKSKVNYNGQQ, encoded by the coding sequence ATGGAATTGATAATGAAAGATGGGGAAAGAATAGATGATTTGCAACTCAAAGGGCTTAGGATAATACAGGATAAGTCAAAGTTTTGCTTTGGTACCGATGCCATACTCCTATCATCATTTGCAAGGGTAAATAGCGGCGATATGGTGGCTGATCTAGGGACTGGGACGGGGATAATACCCATATTGCTATGCGGCAAAACCAATGCTAGGTATATACGTGGAATAGAGATACAGCATGATATGGTGGATATGGCTAGACGTAGTGTAGCGTTAAATGAACTTGAGGATAGGGTGGATATATCGGAAGGTGACATAAAGATTGCCCACGCATATTTGGAAGCTGGTAGCTTTGATGTGGTGGTATCCAATCCACCATACAAAAAGGTAGGCAGTGGCATAGTAAACCCAAATGATAAAAAGGCTATAGCCCGCCATGAAATATTATGCACGCTTAAGGATGTAATATCAGCAGCTAGTCGCCTTTTGCGGTTTGGCGGGAGATTTTCTATGGTTCATAGGCCAGATAGACTTATTGATATAGTATGTGGAATGCGTGAGTACAATATTGAGCCCAAACGCATACAGATGGTGCATAAAAATCAGTCGAAGCCTCCAAGTTTGGTGCTTATAGAAGGTATACTTGGAGGTAAACCATCTATTGACTGCCTCCCGCCCCTTTTTATATATGATGAGGAGGGCAACTATACACCTCAATTGTGCAAAATATATGGAATAGATATGAAAAGCAAGGTGAATTATAATGGACAGCAGTAA
- a CDS encoding cytochrome c biogenesis CcdA family protein has product MKGSLTFVAVFFEGLASFLSPCILPLIPAYITYLAGQSAQDIIDDAQGRKRLIINSIGFVAGFSLMFIVLGAVATSVGRFLQQHRYVISKIGGIIVIFFGVFQSGLVPIPFLNYEKRLNVMPKGISFASSFLMGLVFSIGWTPCVGPLLASVLIMAGNAATVSFGMGLLAVYALGLALPFILIALMLDIIWGHIRGLYKYMGTIKLISGIVLILLGVLMLIGII; this is encoded by the coding sequence ATGAAAGGAAGTCTAACTTTTGTCGCTGTTTTTTTTGAGGGCTTGGCATCTTTTCTATCTCCATGTATACTTCCGCTTATACCTGCGTATATTACTTATTTGGCAGGGCAGTCGGCTCAGGATATTATAGATGATGCTCAAGGTCGTAAGAGGCTTATTATAAACTCCATAGGATTTGTAGCAGGTTTTTCATTGATGTTTATCGTTTTAGGGGCTGTGGCCACATCTGTAGGCAGATTTTTGCAGCAACATCGATATGTAATATCAAAGATAGGTGGTATTATTGTAATATTTTTTGGCGTTTTTCAGTCCGGTCTGGTGCCTATACCATTTTTAAACTATGAAAAGCGTTTAAATGTGATGCCAAAGGGTATAAGCTTTGCTTCCTCATTTTTAATGGGATTGGTCTTTTCCATTGGTTGGACACCCTGTGTAGGACCACTACTTGCATCTGTGCTTATAATGGCAGGAAATGCTGCTACCGTTTCTTTCGGAATGGGTCTTTTGGCTGTATATGCACTTGGACTTGCGCTCCCCTTTATCCTGATCGCTTTAATGCTCGATATTATATGGGGGCATATAAGGGGATTATATAAATATATGGGTACCATAAAGCTTATAAGCGGCATTGTACTTATATTATTAGGGGTGCTGATGCTTATTGGCATAATTTAA
- a CDS encoding glycosyltransferase family 4 protein, with protein MPKRVAMIVLNEFRNDSRVIKEASALKNAGYKVKVFALWGEGLLQQEEMEGFEVERIPLRTRSWSKNPAMQAFKYIEFWNRSRHRIIKWHPNIVHCHDLNTLPIGRGVAKRTGAELVYDSHELWSDPVHKMGMPKLFLDMGINMEKGLIKKADGTITVCKSISDYLSKLYDVAPPVVVKNVPISMSIGKSDLLRQEFGIPKDRRIIIYQGNMTKGRGLFNLVKAMSYVDGAVLVLMGRGNIISELKSSARDLGLLDKIYFKEAVPPGEVLLYTASADIGVSPIENVCLSYYYCLPNKLFEYILSGIPVCSSDFPEMSKIVKGHDIGEVFDPDDPEDMGRALNDVLDRYTHYKENVERTKGVYSWEQEQQRLLELYDRLSRPKVLMMSSVHPWDDPRLLHKEAVSLSKVYNVQLYAVAPFKRNRYNDVDVFGLPEFKSRKRRIKNIVRLLGVSLRSRAEVVHFHDPELLPVGMLIKKWTDKKVIYDVHEDYEKAILSKFWIKEHRRRRIGRKFRNFERKVSPKFDAIITVTDDIAKKFPRDMTYLVRNYPLDVPFNGAKKFDGDIQLIYVGALTRVRGIKELVEAMDYIESDRNVRLLLVGSFDEDAFEDEIRSLAHDRNVAFTGRVGHDRIYDYLNDSHMGLVCLKPAEQYITSLPVKMFEYMAAGLPVVCSDFPLWRSIVEGDDCGVVVNPVDPRDIGMTITELLRVPERLYNMGLKSRRAYEKKYSWYDQEYVLLSVYERLIKEGQHEGIGDSTH; from the coding sequence ATGCCCAAAAGGGTAGCAATGATAGTTTTAAACGAATTCAGGAATGATTCACGGGTTATAAAGGAGGCTTCGGCCCTTAAAAATGCCGGATATAAGGTAAAGGTATTTGCCTTATGGGGTGAGGGGCTTTTACAACAGGAAGAGATGGAGGGGTTTGAAGTAGAGAGGATACCACTTAGAACCCGTAGTTGGTCTAAAAACCCCGCCATGCAGGCGTTTAAATATATAGAATTTTGGAACAGGTCAAGACACAGGATAATAAAATGGCATCCTAATATAGTACATTGTCATGATCTAAATACCCTCCCCATAGGCAGGGGAGTAGCAAAACGTACAGGGGCAGAGCTTGTATATGATTCCCATGAGCTATGGAGTGATCCTGTGCATAAGATGGGCATGCCAAAGCTGTTTTTAGATATGGGTATTAACATGGAAAAAGGTCTTATAAAAAAGGCAGATGGGACTATAACCGTATGCAAATCCATATCTGATTATCTATCAAAACTCTATGATGTGGCACCTCCGGTGGTAGTGAAGAATGTGCCAATTAGTATGTCTATAGGGAAGAGCGATCTATTAAGGCAGGAGTTTGGTATCCCTAAGGATAGGCGGATAATCATATACCAGGGAAACATGACCAAGGGGAGGGGACTGTTTAATCTGGTAAAGGCTATGTCATATGTAGATGGGGCTGTATTAGTATTGATGGGACGAGGTAATATTATCTCTGAATTAAAATCATCTGCAAGAGATCTTGGACTATTGGATAAGATATATTTTAAGGAGGCAGTACCTCCGGGGGAGGTGCTTTTATATACTGCTTCGGCAGATATAGGAGTATCACCTATAGAGAATGTATGTCTTAGTTATTATTATTGTCTGCCAAATAAGCTGTTTGAGTATATATTATCGGGCATACCCGTATGTAGCAGTGATTTTCCAGAGATGTCTAAGATAGTAAAGGGACATGATATAGGTGAGGTCTTTGATCCTGATGATCCTGAGGATATGGGTAGGGCCTTAAATGATGTGTTAGATAGATATACCCATTATAAGGAGAATGTAGAGCGAACGAAGGGTGTATATAGCTGGGAACAGGAACAGCAAAGGCTACTTGAGCTGTATGATAGGTTGTCAAGGCCTAAAGTGCTCATGATGAGCTCAGTGCATCCATGGGACGACCCGAGATTACTTCATAAGGAGGCAGTATCACTCTCTAAGGTATATAATGTGCAGCTATATGCTGTAGCACCGTTTAAGAGAAATAGATACAATGATGTGGATGTATTTGGTCTACCAGAGTTTAAAAGCAGAAAGAGACGTATTAAGAATATAGTAAGGCTTTTGGGTGTATCCTTAAGGAGCAGGGCGGAAGTGGTGCATTTTCATGACCCTGAGTTATTGCCTGTGGGCATGCTGATCAAAAAATGGACTGATAAAAAGGTAATATATGATGTGCATGAGGATTATGAAAAGGCCATTTTGTCAAAATTCTGGATAAAAGAGCATAGACGAAGGCGCATAGGCAGGAAATTTAGAAACTTTGAAAGGAAGGTATCACCAAAGTTTGATGCGATAATAACGGTAACGGATGATATTGCAAAAAAATTTCCTAGAGATATGACATATCTTGTGCGTAATTATCCATTGGATGTGCCTTTTAATGGTGCAAAAAAGTTCGATGGAGACATACAGCTTATATATGTAGGGGCCCTTACCAGGGTACGTGGTATAAAAGAATTGGTAGAGGCTATGGATTATATAGAGAGTGATAGAAATGTGCGGTTGCTATTGGTTGGAAGTTTTGATGAGGACGCCTTTGAGGATGAGATAAGGTCACTGGCTCATGACCGCAATGTAGCCTTTACTGGCAGGGTAGGACATGACAGGATATATGACTATTTAAATGACAGTCATATGGGCTTGGTATGTTTAAAGCCGGCAGAGCAGTATATTACTTCGCTGCCTGTTAAGATGTTTGAATACATGGCTGCGGGATTACCTGTAGTATGCTCCGATTTTCCACTTTGGAGATCTATAGTAGAGGGAGATGATTGTGGAGTAGTAGTAAATCCTGTTGATCCTAGGGATATAGGAATGACGATAACAGAACTTTTAAGGGTACCTGAACGTCTATATAATATGGGGTTAAAATCCAGGCGGGCATATGAAAAAAAATACAGTTGGTATGACCAGGAGTATGTGCTTTTATCGGTGTATGAAAGGCTTATAAAGGAGGGACAGCATGAAGGTATCGGTGATAGTACCCATTAG